One window from the genome of Plasmodium reichenowi strain SY57 chromosome 8, whole genome shotgun sequence encodes:
- a CDS encoding protein transport protein SEC61 subunit beta, putative, whose protein sequence is MNAAPVIVGGMRTPARRRQSNASANGNNSKQRRNSNGNSNSIVKFYGDDSPGFKLTPQTVLISTLIFMATVVILHIISKI, encoded by the exons ATGAACGCCGCACCAGTAATAGTTGGTGGTATGAGAACACCAGCAag ACGAAGACAAAGTAACGCCTCTGCGAATGGTAACAATTCAAAACAAAGAAGAAATAGTAATGGAAACTCTAACAGCATAGTGAAATTTTATGGTGATGATTCTCCTGGATTTaaatt AACTCCACAAACTGTCCTCATTTCTACATTAATATTCATGGCAACTGTAGTTATTTTACATATCATTAGTAAAATATAA
- a CDS encoding clp1-related protein, putative, with protein MANNGNTRLYHLKAYHELRIVTLEKSTKYNEKEECIKIRILSSKNIHHKSNERKNTTDNINYSAEIFGKELILDKDYTFGYNEKFSIYTYTGCYIQIKGITLQEYESKNNTMKEYVSLCYILDAYRKLAKKKKKIGPRILITGNNNSGKSSVSLLLLNYALKSGFKPLYIETDTKASSDKIELNRGPGVISCFKYDNMNNIVSMYPMTSLNNINNNNNNNNNNNNNNNNNNNNNNNNKNNNNNNNNNNNVELVNNNNTINVNNNMFDSYMKYSLEYFFGYYDIKEDLSLYYHLNECISSCIYLMFLNNINKESTDLRNYSNEHEHICSSGFILNVPSEADLEIVQNMIDIYNINIVIIIDNSFLHYSLKKYYHNINEDQQEYINVERENNLIKDRDKKSKQTNRLSEHNSLYDMNVFNGKGLNPDMRGSIVFTKNKGEDGFYDDQKNEELKRADYNNINININNNNNNNYNNDNMNNMYNLMYNHQEDEEKKNIQIIGMPKFEGVIPSDNNRIKYCRNLWYYNYFSRDININNYAFKKSHIISFKYSRTSFVKLDTNLAVPLSALPSDCRDIKRENVSVSLYNGNIKNLINCILAVSYSKDFTYVHLINIAALIHVQGIKEVQKTQQEQDNEKEKENNNSYVNQDGNNTEQHQDQVDYIFDILCPTYITLKNLPPFFIIPGNIRQMKF; from the coding sequence ATGGCAAATAATGGGAATACCCGACTTTATCATCTAAAAGCGTATCATGAACTTCGTATTGTGACTCTTGAAAAATctacaaaatataatgagAAGGAAGAATGTATTAAGATTCGAATCTTATcaagtaaaaatatacaccACAAAAGTAATGAAAGGAAAAATACGACcgataatataaattatagTGCTGAAATATTTGGTAAGGAATTAATTTTAGATAAGGATTATACATTTGGATATAACGAGAAGTTTTctatatatacatatactGGTTGctatatacaaataaaagGAATAACCTTACAAGAATATGAAAGTAAAAACAATACGATGAAAGAATATGTATctttatgttatatattagaTGCTTATCGTAAGTtagcaaaaaaaaaaaagaaaatcGGTCCTAGAATATTGATAACaggaaataataattctgGAAAAAGTTCGGTATCattacttttattaaattatgCATTGAAGTCAGGATTTAAGcctttatatatagagaCAGATACTAAAGCTAGTTCAGATAAAATTGAATTAAATCGAGGGCCTGGTGTGATTAGTTGTTTTAAGTATGacaatatgaataatatagTAAGTATGTACCCTATGACAAGTCTAAATAATAtcaacaataataataataataataataataacaacaacaataataacaacaataataataacaacaataataataaaaataataataacaataataataacaataataatgttgAGTTAgtcaataataataataccatcaatgttaataataatatgtttgATTCGTACATGAAATATTCTCtagaatatttttttggaTATTATGATATTAAAGAAGATCTAAGcttatattatcatctgAACGAATGTATAAGTAGTTGTATATATCTTatgtttttaaataatattaacaaGGAATCAACTGATTTAAGAAATTATAGTAACGAACACGAACATATATGCTCCTCTggatttatattaaatgtaCCATCAGAAGCAGACCTTGAAATTGTACAGAACATgatagatatatataatattaatattgttattattatagataattcttttttacattattcattaaagaaatattatcataacATTAACGAAGATCAAcaagaatatattaatgttgagagagaaaataatttaatcAAAGATAGagataaaaaaagtaaacAAACGAATAGGTTATCTGAACACAATTCATTATATGATATGAATGTTTTTAATGGTAAAGGTTTGAATCCTGATATGCGCGGTTCAATTGTTTTTACTAAGAATAAAGGTGAGGATGGTTTTTATGATGATCagaaaaatgaagaattaaaaagagcagattataataatataaatataaatataaataataataataataataattataataatgataatatgaataatatgtataacTTGATGTATAATCATCAAgaagatgaagaaaaaaaaaatattcaaataattGGCATGCCGAAATTCGAAGGGGTTATTCCTTCCGATAATAATCgtataaaatattgtaGAAATTTATggtattataattatttttcaagagatataaatataaataattatgcTTTTAAGAAAAGTCATATAATATCGTTCAAATATAGTAGAACTAGTTTTGTAAAATTAGATACAAATCTGGCCGTACCTTTATCGGCTTTACCATCTGATTGTAGAGATataaaaagagaaaatGTATCCGTTAGTCTATATAAtggaaatattaaaaactTAATAAATTGTATTTTAGCAGTATCTTATTCAAAAGATTTTACATATGTACATCTTATTAATATAGCTGCATTAATTCACGTGCAGGGTATTAAAGAAGTCCAGAAAACACAACAAGAACAAGACAACGAAAAGGAgaaggaaaataataactCTTATGTTAATCAGGATGGAAATAATACTGAACAACATCAGGATCAAGttgattatatttttgatatattatgtccaacatatataacattGAAAAATTTACCtccattttttataataccTGGAAATATAAGGCAAATGAAGTTCTAA
- a CDS encoding mitochondrial ribosomal protein L4 precursor, putative, translated as MHLTNKLTKNISFFWHAPLFQTRKLTTFALRKKYIWKNNTHTKKNDEKKIMTCSGDFIEKKKKNYEWKIERKEEEEQDEECSENDIEVMNKEVACNINNDIKIKENNKINVDDDISVCDEYKFLFERPKHFAHIDDEPIIRRPGCIIDIKTLLRNNWSFPAVGFNSKLEIPIYKFEADENDDNIKYISVPNDIFGLPIRSDILHKCYYFYRTALAGYTERMQLYKWEWPGSTKKYRSQKKSGKARMNWRKTCGRYLGVKNHPIRPFDQKTNINRKFLWKGMKILLSAKFAQDQIKVVDNFLIKSHKTKYTVKYLRNILGKNCNSALLVHEGKTDVNDNFLWACANIASVKRENVEGVNIYNLLKYRYVVFTYKALKNIIYELKIYPYKMKWLPTYATPNNTQAPIPEKVKNWNFLWLEKKKRNNFSKFDKETLKKRIQEWKWSSDIKGALKVKKHDPYKNFILTKFQCNDPVPEYIKYEYLFNVDDDPHEDNDYEEHFHMLDEILNDDEDLAGISSLSSLRGGLEKGDNVQSEQHYEDDIYNDEGVNDINADELENINFEDTKD; from the exons ATGCATTTAACAAATAAACTGACAAAGaatatttcctttttctgGCATGCTCCATTATTTCAAACAAGAAAACTAACAACTTTCGCtttaaggaaaaaatatatatggaaaaataatacacacacaaaaaaaaatgatgagaaaaaaattatgacTTGTTCAGGTGATTTcatagaaaaaaaaaaaaaaaattatgaatgGAAAATTGAAAGgaaagaagaagaagaacAGGATGAAGAGTGTTCTGAAAATGACATTGAAGTTATGAATAAAGAAGTAGCatgtaatattaataatgatattaaaattaaagagaataataaaataaatgtgGATGATGATATATCCGTATGtgatgaatataaatttctttttgAAAGACCAAAACATTTTGCTCATATTGATGATGAGCCAATTATAAGAAGACCGGGATGTATTAttgatataaaaacattattAAGAAATAATTGGAGTTTTCCTGCTGTTGGTTTTAATAGTAAATTAGAAATTCcgatatataaatttgaAGCAGATGAAAAcgatgataatataaaatatataagtgTTCCGAACGATATTTTTGGATTACCAATAAGATCAgatatattacataaatgttattatttttataggACGGCTCTAGCTGGTTATACTGAAAGAATgcaattatataaatggGAATGGCCAGGTAGTACTAAAAAATATCGAAGTCAAAAAAAGAGTGGTAAAGCAAGAATGAATTGGAGAAAAACATGTGGTCGATATTTAGGTGTGAAAAATCATCCTATAAGACCTTTTGATCAAAAAACTAATATAAATAGGAAATTTTTATGGAAAGgtatgaaaatattattatcagCAAAATTTGCTCAAGATCAAATAAAAGTTGTTGATAactttttaattaaatcTCATAAAACCAAATATActgtaaaatatttaagaaATATTCTAGGAAAGAATTGTAATAGTGCTTTACTAGTTCATGAGGGGAAAACAGATGTgaatgataattttttatggGCATGTGCTAATATAGCAAGTGTAAAAAGAGAAAATGTAGAAGGAgttaatatttataatttattaaaatatagataTGTTGTGTTCACATATAAAgctttaaaaaatattatatacgaattaaaaatttatccatataaaatgaaatggCTACCTACCTATGCAACTCCTAATAATACCCAAGCACCAATACCAGAAAAAGTGAAAAACTGGAATTTTTTATGgttagaaaaaaaaaaaagaaacaatTTTTCTAAATTTGATAAAGAgacattaaaaaaaagaattcaAGAATGGAAATGGTCAAGTGATATAAAAGGTGCTCTAAAAGTCAAAAAGCATGAtccatataaaaattttattctCACGAAATTTCAGTGTAATGATCCTGTACcagaatatataaaatatgaatatttatttaatgtGGATGATGACCCTCATGAGGATAACGATTATGAGGAACACTTTCACATGCTTGATGAAATATTGAATGATGACGAGGATTTAGCTGGTATATCAAGTTTGTCTTCTTTACGAGGAg GTTTAGAAAAGGGTGATAACGTACAATCTGAGCAACACTATGAAGATGATATATACAATGATGAAGGTGTGAACGATATAAATGCGGACGAATTAGAAAACATTAATTTCGAAGATACAAAGGATTAA
- a CDS encoding 60S ribosomal protein L22, putative, which yields MVAKKDSTKVSKKLKKKVVKKTKIIKGLKKQKMNKSTKGIKYVLDCTKPVKDTILDISGLEQFFKDKIKVDKKTNNLKNKVVVTSDEYKIYITVHIPFSKRYIKYLAKKYIKMHQIRDFLRVIAKGKLAYEFKYFQLNN from the exons atggtGGCTAAAAAAGATAGTACAAAAGTTTCCAAGAAGCTCAAGAAAAAAGTTGtaaagaaaacaaaaattattaagggtttgaaaaaacaaaagatGAACAAGAGTACTAAGGGaattaaatatgttttGGATTGTACCAAGCCTGTTAAGGATACAATTTTAGATATAAGCGGATTg gAACAATTTTTCAAGGATAAAATTAAAGTTGATAAGAAAACAAATAACttgaaaaataaagttGTAGTAACATCtgatgaatataaaatttatatcaCCGTCCACATACCCTTTTCTAAAAGATACATAAag TATTTGGCAAAGAAGTATATAAAGATGCACCAAATACGTGACTTCTTAAGAGTTATAGCTAAAGGAAAATTAGCCTACGAATTTAAATACTTtcaattaaataattaa
- a CDS encoding mediator of RNA polymerase II transcription subunit 7, putative — MTDENYVSGYPPPPYYYKEYQSVDIKKLMEMSNFKSTDEKSFLEHMKNSYDVIYDVDTNTYIKNIESIDNIKNCNFIMGRPPPLPLRSSYNVFGMEYELQRNIEELDSDEILYDEKKNLKEEFIRLYKIYKETFFFLFDDIVNNRKDDKSKIKHLTKIHVNLFHILAKLRHYQTINNIINVLKIQLKKRQIAIDKMKISLLNVYQYINFVQTNYANNKMIKNEENQEKINKKK; from the coding sequence ATGACGGATGAAAATTACGTTTCCGGGTATCCCCCACCTCCGTACTACTATAAAGAATATCAAAGTGTCGATATTAAGAAACTCATGGAAATGAGTAATTTTAAATCTACTGATGAAAAATCGTTTTTAGAACACATGAAAAATTCATATGACGTTATATACGACGTCGATacaaatacatatataaaaaatatagaaagtattgataatataaaaaattgtaatTTTATAATGGGAAGACCACCACCATTACCATTAAGAAGCAGCTATAATGTTTTTGGTATGGAATATGAATTACAAAGAAATATCGAAGAATTAGATTCtgatgaaatattatatgatgaaaaaaaaaacctAAAGGAAGAGTTTATtagattatataaaatatataaagaaacctttttttttttatttgatgaTATTGTTAATAATAGAAAAGATGATAAATCAAAAATTAAACACCTAACCAAAATTCATGTTAATTTATTCCATATATTAGCAAAATTAAGACACTACCAAacaattaataatattattaatgttCTTAAAATACAACTGAAAAAAAGACAAATAGCTATtgataaaatgaaaataagTCTCCTCAATgtatatcaatatataaattttgtaCAAACAAATTATGCaaataacaaaatgattaaaaatgaagagaaccaggaaaaaataaacaaaaaaaaatag
- a CDS encoding hypothetical protein (conserved Plasmodium protein, unknown function), with translation MIKLFQINKRFIYWPPKNKLRTLRFPSGKKSFIFVGKRDEDGKEEPVLCFVDNQNQKLTWMNEEEVLNFEKLMPRLDSYFSLYIQKAQKVNEQNMQLIEEMHKTYHE, from the exons atgataaaacTATTTCAAATTAACAAGCGCTTTATTTATTGGCCAcctaaaaataaattaagGACATTAAGG TTCCCATCAGGGAAAAAAAGTTTCATTTTTGTGGGTAAGAGAGACGAGGATGGTAAAGAAGAACCAGTATTATGTTTCGTGGATAA CCAAAATCAAAAATTGACGTGGATGAATGAAGAAGAAGTTTTAAATTTCGAAAAATTG ATGCCGAGATTGGACAGctatttttctttatatatacaaaaagCACAAAAAgtaaatgaacaaaatatgCAACTGATTGAAGAAATGCACAAAACATATCATGAGTAA
- a CDS encoding putative membrane protein (conserved Plasmodium membrane protein, unknown function), whose protein sequence is MLDIKNEYKLQDEFIKLRRILINIFCYELFYSPNKKLKDKLLYIIRKSKCYTKCCFLFNSEYNNVHNDEDIYDEFCLCAYKKYRQRINKIFKRFMMKKNKYNKRKKKEKENKLNTYCELRKNICFMEKEIFNRLFFNINIRYSNYVIERKYMYLYFLFIKFMGVLKKKKKHLINNNNNKDSKKDKPCCFIDSFLSHIYIKQFSLFINYLLKGKRDNIYFELFKGEIKSTFNLKIDKNRYKKENVHIYQKKYSNFYHSIVIYKYKPIIKNEKKIHNNNNNNNKKKYIYIYYYIKYLVQKKKYSYNFSIHRYYYIKHRNKTQDVFLNIPKNKNIYILSVNINSLKCVINKFIYNDFYYNLLNSIFYSIINIPLQYVCDMYIYYLYCYDSDVINDENLLCVHKEYNNNTKKNMEKKNMEKKNMEKKNMENNYNNNNDIYNDNHIYNHIYNDNNKTDKCNNTCDIKKGKDKFIHFLKYFFISSDQCEKDIKNNLPYSQRSFLFSFINHIKELLKNNIRNMLYLTISNVHKIIYNDISLEYIFYLFLFYFIFLDIKIYCTIFINMEKTSLSYEEIKIFKYFIKGCTDHIKNEKKKKKKKSNIKNDIFNNHKNTNVYTLTKNYNNNEKVSDYFHICLICSYNILNQDKIFMMEKIKILFYIIYYILYINHFSCDKNQHDTFLRYFLFYIFKKKSTLFNIYPLLSKTQKWVPHEYKDNLPINYVVHTCCSVTKKKIQKDFKKYLIKILISKKYKYYQYFIKLLNEEDKNIACFKKGIFKNTDTINDYKNINYNKNRKNEEIYNNFINNNYNVKYNHEIISSINKNSFLKDQRIYPYNKQILYYQQQFYNYVFYMFRTFYENLKLFLLPLLQNIYHNRLIYINVYMYLLMIPSYYHIEKKKKINIKNMKCEKCEKCEKCKNYKKCEKYQNNNYNNKLLINYSSEGQVLNTKDITCTKKSKERKQSIILKYYIINLCIHLYNNYLFMLEKNKVKKCNKMFLRTYLKLLLYIGRYILHICTHPQHYIPFLCKMINFVNMYMYKYVECYNDISCIYSIKNEKMKYKNMSPYILYRFFLITKQTTNMSIHNIKKKKKKKKKNFCKKNKTYYFIKTNGNHNIYLEKYIKKILLNKGVQNIFHNIYVHIKEDYFSVQTKQNFIIFKLKCKEDDNTNTLQNIYYQINGKKYFVFDNLYKLKKTYKINYIILCLLFYRYCYFFYTYNSFIFSYLFTNIFCICIDCLNKYIIIKNCQDKKKERCQDNSHDCFYKQNGILKKNRNHILIKNFYYLIFFLLIRYHTIIGNISHSGLQNCIPKRIMKALKKYMNVNVECFSSPFNSVLENYCSLFSDIDIFFGSKGDFFKYTLKSGVYEVNPPFDIFLINKLIIYILFKLKMDVNHLTFFLIIPYMKDINYYYELLFSSSYLSHFFILQRNTYTFSTRLFEGREHEYISTCDCFVFILQNKKAQIENRIPKKRVLKIKKLWQNVDHI, encoded by the exons atgctAGATATTAAGAATGAGTATAAATTACAAGatgaatttattaaattaagaagaatattaataaatatctTTTGCTATGAACTGTTTTATTCTCcgaataaaaaattaaaagataaattattgtatataataagaaagaGTAAATGTTATACGAAATGTTGTTTTCTGTTTAATAgtgaatataataatgtacaTAATGATGAGGATATTTATGATGAATTTTGTTTATGTgcttataaaaaatatagacaaaggataaataaaattttcaaacgttttatgatgaaaaagaataaatataataaaagaaaaaaaaaagaaaaggaaaataaattaaatacTTATTGTGAgttaagaaaaaatatttgttttatggaaaaggaaatttttaatagattattttttaatattaatattagGTATTCCAATTATGTGAtagaaagaaaatatatgtatttatatttcttgttcataaaatttatgggtgtattaaaaaaaaaaaaaaaacatttaataaacaacaacaataataagGATAGTAAAAAAGATAAGCCTTGTTGTTTTATAGATTCTTTCTTGTCccatatttatataaaacagttttcattatttattaattacTTATTAAAGGGGAAAAGGGacaatatttattttgaattattcaaaggagaaattaaaagtacttttaatttaaagatagataaaaatagatacaaaaaagaaaatgtacatatatatcagaagaaatattcaaatttttatcattctattgttatatataaatataaacctataataaaaaatgaaaaaaaaattcataacaataataataataataataaaaaaaaatatatatatatatattattatatcaaaTATCTTGTtcagaaaaaaaagtattcatataatttttccaTACACagatattattacattaaACATAGAAATAAGACACAAGatgtttttttaaatattccaaaaaacaaaaatatatatattcttagTGTCAACATTAATAGTTTAAAATGtgttataaataaatttatatataacgatttttattacaatttattaaattctattttttatagtataataaatataccCTTACAATATGTATGTgacatgtatatatattatttatattgttatgATAGTGACGttataaatgatgaaaatttattatgtgtacataaagaatataataacaacacaaagaaaaacatggaaaagaaaaacatggaaaagaaaaacatggaaaagaaaaacatgGAAAATAActacaataataataatgatatttataatgacaatcatatttataatcatatttataatgataataataaaacagacaaatgtaataatacgtgtgatataaaaaaaggtaaagacaaatttatacatttcttaaaatatttttttatatcatcagATCAATGtgaaaaagatataaaaaataatctACCATATTCACAAAGgtcttttcttttttcttttattaatcatataaaagaattgttgaaaaataatataagaaatatgttatatttaacTATAAGCAATGTGcacaaaattatatacaatgACATATCCTtggaatatattttttatttatttcttttttattttatttttctagatataaaaatatattgtaccatatttattaatatggAGAAAACATCTCTATCttatgaagaaataaaaatatttaaatattttatcaaaGGTTGTACTGATCATATCaaaaatgagaaaaaaaaaaaaaaaaaaaaaagtaacataaaaaatgatatatttaataatcataaaaatacaaatgtGTATACCCTTAccaaaaattataataacaatgaAAAGGTAAGCgattattttcatatatgtttaatatgttcatataatatactaAATCAAGACAAGATATTTATGatggaaaaaataaaaattcttttttatattatatattatattttatatataaatcattttaGTTGTGATAAAAATCAACATGATACATTTTTACgttatttccttttttatatttttaaaaaaaaatcgACGTTGTTTAACATATATCCTTTACTTTCAAAAACACAAAAATGGGTACCTCATGAATATAAGGATAATCTTCCTATAAATTATGTTGTTCATACATGTTGTAGTGttactaaaaaaaaaattcaaaaggattttaaaaagtatcttattaaaatattaattagtaagaaatataaatattaccaatattttattaaattattaaatgaagaagataaaaatatagcATGTTTTAAAAAGGGTATATTCAAAAATACAGATACGATTAATgattataagaatattaattataataaaaatagaaagaatgaagaaatatataataattttataaataataattataatgtaaaatataaccatgaaataatatcttctataaataaaaattcatttttgAAAGATCAAAGAATTTATCCttataataaacaaatattatattatcaacaacaattttataattatgttttttatatgttcaGGACATTCtatgaaaatttaaaattattcttattaccattattacaaaatatttatcacaaccgtttgatatatataaatgtatatatgtatttacTTATGATACCTtcttattatcatatagagaaaaaaaaaaaaataaacatcaaaaatatgaaatgtgaaaaatgtgaaaaatgtgaaaaatgtaaaaattataaaaaatgtgaaaaatatcaaaataataattataacaataaatTGTTAATTAATTATTCATCAGAGGGTCAAGTATTAAATACAAAAGATATCACATGTACCAAAAAAAGTAAAGAAAGGAAACAAtctattattttaaaatattacataatcaatttatgtatacatttatataataattatttatttatgttagaaaaaaataaggttaaaaaatgtaataaaatgtttttaaGAACATATCTGAAATTACTTCTATATATAGGACGTTacatattacatatatgtacacACCCTCAACATTACATACCATTTCTATGTAAGATGATTAATTTTGTcaatatgtatatgtacAAATATGTGGAATGTTATAATGACATATCttgtatatattcaataaaaaatgaaaaaatgaaatataaaaatatgtcaccatatattctatatagattttttcttataacAAAACAAACTACCAATATGTCcattcataatattaaaaaaaaaaaaaaaaaaaaaaaaaaaaatttctgcaaaaaaaacaagacatattattttattaaaacaaatGGAAATcataacatatatttagaaaaatatataaagaaaatattattaaacaAAGGGGTGCAAAATATATTccataatatttatgtacatataaaagAGGATTATTTTTCTGTACAAACAAAACagaattttataatttttaaacTTAAATGTAAAGAAGATGATAACACAAATACTTTACagaatatttattaccAAATTAATgggaaaaaatattttgtttttgataatttatataaattaaaaaaaacatataaaataaattatataattttatgtttactattttatagatattgttatttcttttatacatacaattcttttatattttcgTATCTGtttacaaatattttttgtatatgtATTGATTGtcttaataaatatattattataaaaaattgtcAAGATAAAAAGAAGGAAAGATGTCAAGATAATAGTCATgattgtttttataaacaaaatggcattttaaaaaaaaacaggAATCATATcttaattaaaaatttttattatttgattttctttttattaatacGTTATCATACAATCATTGGTAATATTTCTCATTCGGGTTTACAA AATTGTATACCCAAGAGAATAATGAAGgctttaaaaaaatacatgAATGTAAATGTAGAATGTTTTTCTTCCCCATTCAATTCTGTTTTAGAAAACTACTGTTCTCTTTTTAGTGACattgatattttttttggaaGTAAAGGTGatttctttaaatatacCTTAAAAAGTGGCGTATATGAAGTCAACCCTCCTTTTGATATTTTTCTAATTAATAAgttgataatatatattttgttcaaGTTAAAAATGGATGTAAATCATCTaaccttttttttaattattcCTTATATGAAggatataaattattactatgagttattattttcttcgTCTTATCTATCacattttttcatattacAAAGGAATACTTATACATTTTCAACAAGATTATTTGAAGGAAg ggagcatgaatatatatcaaCGTGTGATTgttttgtatttattttgcAAAATAAAAAAGCACAAATTGAAAATAGGATTCCTAAGAAAAGagtattaaaaataaaaaagttatGGCAAAATGTTGATCatatttaa
- a CDS encoding ribosomal RNA small subunit methyltransferase NEP1, putative codes for KQDDENSVNIKESILLSELSDDPNGYDSSGYDLNNYDDEQEKKKKVIIILEGACLQLIEVKRFIYELANSRKHKNILKKNKVDEENIKNFRPDILHQCLIHLLESPLNKFGYLQVYIKTHDNQLFYVSSNLKIPKTFQQFESLMVTFLRKYKIKANEKNIYLLKIIKNDLQNILPINGHKIGLSLKGKKVQLNNYIKVYKNTNQPVTFFIGAVAYSNPTMKLQILDDNISISDFSLSAAMCCSSICSEFEHLWNLF; via the coding sequence CAAACAAGACGATGAAAATAGtgttaatataaaagaatcCATTTTGTTATCAGAATTATCGGATGACCCAAATGGTTACGATTCAAGTGGTTatgatttaaataattatgatgatgaacaagagaagaaaaaaaaagtaattataattttagAAGGAGCTTGTTTACAATTAATTGAAGTGAAAcgatttatatatgaattagCTAATAGTAGgaaacataaaaatattttaaaaaaaaataaggtggatgaagaaaatataaaaaactTCAGACCTGATATATTACATCAATGtttaatacatttattagaaagtcctttaaataaatttggATATCTAcaagtatatataaaaacacATGATAAtcaattattttatgtatcatcaaatttaaaaataccTAAAACATTTCAACAATTTGAATCCTTGATGGTAACttttttaagaaaatataaaattaaagcaaatgaaaaaaatatctatttattaaaaattataaaaaatgatttacAAAACATATTACCTATAAATGGACATAAAATAGGATTATCTTTGAAAGGAAAAAAAGTACAActaaataattatattaaagtttataaaaatacaaatcAACCGGTTACATTCTTTATAGGAGCTGTAGCATATTCAAACCCAACAATGAAATTACAGATATTAGATGACAATATTAGTATCTCTGATTTTAGTTTAAGTGCTGCTATGTGTTGTTCATCTATATGTTCAGAGTTTGAACATTTATGGAATTtattttaa